A single Anopheles arabiensis isolate DONGOLA chromosome 2, AaraD3, whole genome shotgun sequence DNA region contains:
- the LOC120894637 gene encoding major facilitator superfamily domain-containing protein 6: MQPFSNDYGGGYGGGNGYEEQQPQQEIPMRTQGVARPMVDPEAMGEVDPTLYPQAKESTHKIRGKSDILEMLFGSVDQELLPVKTFYFFFYSAFGSLFPLMGVYFKQMGMNPGQCGLLIGTRPFVEFLSAPFWGSYADRCKKGKMLLLASLAAWIIFTLPLGFIQPPATSCIERKNATDFELRTPQVPRILKRSIDESMLEELSFGKYATDSGSSFTRVERAARPVAAAGVSPLDVSYANNFNEKLHRDWVSPLFSSIVYRTADIQKAFFLLLLLVIIGEFFSAPAITLADSAVITILGEDADRYGHQRMFGSLGWGLAMFFVGIALDHSTAFPDHPCGPEKQEKNYTICFATFSVLMGAALISATQIQFKYDYSEPQEPVQVEKVPQELTHEEQMQAQLAQQLQLPSLAATGTGMASAAPPPAALGAQTKMFAQTTREMPEWVTVLKQFKNLKCASFLFVAWFMGFGIGLIFTFLFWHLQDYGGSPTLFGVASVINHISEIFAYFFSFRLITQIGHVKVLCLGLVGNILRFLYISYLKNPWWVLPFEFMQGITHAAVWAACCSYIAHNTPQHLRSSAQGVLQGLHHGLGRGCGAVIGGMFVTYFGTTATFRGYGVICILVLAAFVFINFYRKDEGFISEIPTTEDPHQVAEETAHLAPHGVPSNPIPRALSSTRLNEIGQQNVDNGYGTYQTTGGALDVPGGAPKNPFGAPQGNAYGGNQY, from the exons atgCAACCCTTTTCGAACGACTACGGTGGAGGGTATGGCGGTGGTAATGGGTACGAGGAGCAGCAGCCCCAGCAAGAGATCCCGATGCGTACGCAGGGTGTCGCCCGGCCGATGGTTGACCCGGAGGCCATGGGCGAGGTGGACCCAACACT CTACCCGCAGGCGAAGGAATCGACACACAAGATCCGGGGCAAGTCGGACATACTGGAGATGCTGTTCGGTTCCGTCGACCAGGAGCTGCTGCCCGTGAAGAcgttttacttcttcttctactccGCGTTTGGCTCACTGTTTCCGCTGATGGGAGTGTACTTCAAGCAGATGGGCATGAACCCGGGCCAGTGTGGGCTGCTGATCGGTACGCGCCCGTTCGTCGAGTTCCTGTCGGCACCGTTCTGGGGCAGTTACGCGGATCG CTGTAAAAAGGGCAAAATGTTGCTGCTGGCCTCGCTTGCCGCGTGGATCATCTTTACGCTGCCCCTCGGCTTCATTCAACCACCGGCCACGAGCTGTATCGAGCGCAAGAATGCCACCGATTTCGAGCTCCGCACGCCCCAGGTTCCGCGCATCCTGAAGCGCTCCATCGACGAGAGCATGCTGGAGGAGCTGAGCTTCGGCAAGTATGCGACCGATAGTGGCAGTTCCTTTACCAG GGTGGAACGTGCGGCACGTCCCGTGGCAGCGGCCGGTGTATCACCGCTCGACGTAAGCTACGCGAACAACTTCAACGAGAAGCTGCACCGCGATTGGGTCTCGCCATTGTTTTCCTCGATCGTTTATCGTACAGCG GACATTCAAAAAGCCttctttctgctgctgctgctcgtcatCATTGGTGAGTTCTTTAGCGCACCGGCAATCACGCTTGCAGATTCGGCCGTCATTACGATCCTCGGCGAAGACGCCGACCGGTACGGGCATCAGCGAATGTTCGGTTCGCTCGGCTGGGGTTTGGCAATGTTTTTCGTCGGCATTGCGCTAGATCACTCGACCGCCTTCCCCGACCATCCTTGCGGGCCggaaaagcaggaaaagaaCTACACCATCTGCTTCGCGACATTCTCCGTGCTGATGGGTGCGGCACTGATTTCCGCTACACAGATTCAGTTCAAGTATGACTACTCG GAACCACAAGAACCCGTCCAGGTGGAGAAGGTACCCCAAGAGTTAACCCACGAAGAGCAGATGCAGGCACAGTTGGCACAGCAATTGCAGTTGCCTTCACTGGCAGCCACCGGTACAGGGATGGCCAgtgctgcaccaccaccagcagcacttgGAGCGCAG ACGAAAATGTTCGCCCAAACTACACGCGAAATGCCGGAATGGGTCACGGTGCTGAAGCAGTTCAAGAATCTCAAGTGTGCCTCGTTCCTGTTCGTGGCGTGGTTCATGGGCTTCGGCATCGGGCTCATCTTTACTTTCCTGTTCTGGCATCTGCAGGACTACGGTGGCTCACCGACGCTGTTCGGCGTTGCATCCGTCATCAACCACATCTCGGAAATCTTTGCCTACTTCTTCAGCTTCCGACTGATCACCCAGATCGGACACGTGAAGGTGCTGTGCCTTGGGCTGGTCGGTAACATTCTTCGCTTCCTGTACATCTCCTACCTGAAGAACCCGTGGTGGGTGCTGCCGTTCGAGTTTATGCAAG GCATCACTCATGCTGCCGTATGGGCTGCCTGCTGCTCCTACATCGCGCACAACACCCCACAACACCTACGATCTTCAGCACAAG GAGTACTGCAGGGACTGCATCATGGGCTGGGTAGAGGCTGCGGTGCCGTTATTGGCGGTATGTTTGTCACCTACTTCGGCACAACGGCCACCTTCCGTGGTTACGGTGTGATCTGTATTCTCGTGCTGGCCGCCTTCGTGTTCATCAACTTCTACCGCAAGGATGAAGGTTTCATCTCGGAAATTCCTACCACGGAGGATCCTCATCAG GTGGCAGAAGAGACGGCTCATCTGGCTCCGCACGGTGTCCCGAGCAATCCCATACCGCGTGCCCTCTCGAGCACGCGGCTCAACGAGATTGGTCAGCAGAACGTTGACAATGGCTATGGCACCTATCAGACGACTGGTGGTGCACTGGATGTGCCCGGCGGTGCCCCCAAGAATCCGTTCGGTGCTCCACAGGGTAATGCGTATGGTGGAAATCAGTACTAA